Sequence from the Blochmannia endosymbiont of Colobopsis nipponica genome:
TGTATAAATTTTCTTAAGGTAATTTGTTTCTTATTTACTCTTACTCAATAAAATTAAGACAAGTAGAATAATGATGATGTTATTTTAGATTTGTTTTAATATTCATATTAAATAGGTAGTTAATATATGTGTAGTATTGAAAGTACTAATTGTTTAAGTGATTCTAAATCTCGCTGCTATAGTGATTCAATAATTAATGAACTCCAAGATATATTTGTAGAATTTGATTTTGTATTTCAGTCTATATGTACAGAATTGACGGTGATATGGATTTCTCGTAAAGAACTTATTCCTATTTTAAATTTTTTAAAAACAGTATCAAAGCCATATACCATGTTGTATGACTTACATGGTATAGACGAAAGATTACGCATACATCGTAAATATTTGCCAAAGTCTGATTTTACTGTTTTTTATCATCTTATATCTATTGATCGTAATAAAGATATTTTAATTAAAGTTCCATTATTGGAAAATTCATTATGTCTGCCAACTGTTACTCGTTTATTTTGTAATGCTAATTGGTATGAACGAGAAACTTGGGAGATGTTTGGGATCTTTTTTGAAGATCATCCTCATCTAACTCGTATTCTTATGCCAAATACGTGGCAAGGTTATCCTTTACGTAAAGATTATCCTGCAAGAGCTACTGAATTTCCTCCTTTTGTTTTTGATAAAAACAAAGAAGACATAGAAATGAAATCTTTAGTTTTTAATCCTAAAGAATGGGGTATGAAAAGGAATAATAATAAAGAAAATTTTATGTTTTTGAATTTGGGTCCTAATCATCCTTCCGTTCATGGAGTATTTCGTATTATATTACAATTAATTGGAGAAGAGATTATAGATTGCGTTCCTGATATTGGTTATCATCATCGTGGCGCTGAAAAAATGGCTGAACGTCAATCTTGGCATTCTTACATTCCTTATACTGATAGAATTGAATATCTTGGTGGTTGTATTAATGAAATGCCTTACATATTAGCCATAGAAAAGATGGTGGGAATTGTTGTTCCAGATAGGGTAAATTGTATTAGGGTGATGTTGTCAGAATTATTTCGCATTAATAGTCATCTTTTATATATTAGCACTTTCATACAAGATATAGGCGGTATGACTCCAGTATTTTTGGCTTTTACTGATCGTCAAAAAATTTATGATGTTATTGAGGCCATTACTGGTTTTAGGATGCATCCTGCTTGGTTTAGGATTGGTGGTGTAGCTCACGATTTACCCAATGGTTGGGACGGTTTATTACGCGAATGTCTTAATTGGTTACCGAAGAGACTTGATTACTATATGAAGGCTTCATTGAAAAATCATATTTTACGAAGTCGCTCCCAAGGAGTAGGTAGTTATTTTGCAAAAGATGCAATTGAATGGGGAATAACAGGGGCAGGTCTGCGTGCTACTGGAATTAATTTTGATGTTCGCAAAAATCGTCCTTATTCTGGATATAGTAATTTCGATTTTGAAGTTCCTTTAGGTAATGGTGTAAGTGATTGTTATACTCGTGTAATGTTAAAAATGGAAGAAATATATCAAAGTTTGCGTATTCTTTGGCAGTGTTTAGAAAACATGCCTTCAGGAGCATTTAAAGCAGATCATCCATTCACTACGCCTCCACATAAAGATTATGTACTTAAACATATTGAAACACTTGTGACACATTTTTTACAAGTTTCTTGGGGGATTGTGATACCAGCTAATGAATCTTTTCAAATGGTCGAAGCTACCAAAGGTATTAATAGTTATTATTTAATTAGCGATGGTGGTAATATGAGTTACAGAACGCGTATTAGAACTCCTAGTTTTCCTCATTTGCAACAAATTCCTTCAGTAATTCGTGGCAATTTGATATCAGATTTGATTGTATATTTAGGTAGTATTGATTTTGTTATGTCAGATGTGGATCGATAATTTATGGAAGTTCGTCAAGACAAGATTAACTTTATAGTTAATGATAAAGCTTCTTCTTTAAATCAAGAAGAATTAGATGCTATACAACGAGAAATATGTCATTATGAAGATGTTCGTTCTATTGCTGTAGAAGCATTAAAAATAGTACAGAAAAATAGAGGTTGGATTTCAGATAAAAACCTTGAAGACATCGCATTTGCATTAGGTATATCTAGTTGTGAATTAGAAGAAATAGCTACATTTTATAGTCAAATTTTCCGTAAACCAGTAGGTCAAAATATAATTCGTTTTTGTGATAGCGTTGTATGTTATATTAATGGTTATAAAAAAATACAAGCTGCTTTAGAGAAAATTTTAATGATTATTCCAGGACAAACTGATGTTAATGGAAAGTTTACTTTACTTCCAACTTGTTGTTTAGGAAAATGTGATCAGGGTCCTGTAATAATGGTGAATGACGATATGTATGTAAGTTTGCTACCGGAACATATAGATTGTATTTTGGAGAAATATTAATGAGCGATTTTTTTTTACGTACTCCTGAAAAACATCCTTTGACTTGGCGTATTCGTGATGACCATAAACCAACTTGGTTAAAAGAGTATCAAAATAAAAATGGTTATGTTGCTTTACGCAAAGCGTTTAAGTTTATGTCATGTCATGAGATTGTCAGTTTAGTACAAAATTCTGGTTTAAGGGGACGTGGTGGTGCTGGTTTTCCTACTGGTGCTAAATGGAGTATGATAACATCACAGCCTGATCAAGAAAATATACGTTATTTATTATGTAATGCAGATGAAATGGAACCAGGTACTTATAAAGATAGATTATTGATGGAGACATCACCTCATCTTTTAATAGAAGGCATATTGATTGCGGCTTATACGTTGAAAGCTAATCGTGGATATATTTTTTTACGTTATGAGTATGTTTATGCAGCTTCTTGTTTATCACGTGCTATTCAAGAAGCTACTGCAGCGGGGCTAATTGGTACTAATATACTTGGTAGTGGTTTTAACTTTGAGTTATACTTACACACTGGTGCTGGACGTTATATTTGCGGAGAAGAAACTGCATTAATTAATTCTTT
This genomic interval carries:
- the nuoE gene encoding NADH-quinone oxidoreductase subunit NuoE, producing MEVRQDKINFIVNDKASSLNQEELDAIQREICHYEDVRSIAVEALKIVQKNRGWISDKNLEDIAFALGISSCELEEIATFYSQIFRKPVGQNIIRFCDSVVCYINGYKKIQAALEKILMIIPGQTDVNGKFTLLPTCCLGKCDQGPVIMVNDDMYVSLLPEHIDCILEKY